ATGACCACCGGCTCGGGCAGGCCCGCCTTGATCATCTGCACCACCGAGTCGTTGGTGAGCACTTCCTGGGCGAGCGAGGTGGTCCCGGGCAGCGCGAGGCCGACGGCGGCCACCAGGACCAGCACGAGTACGACACGCATCATCTTTCGATCCCTCCTGGGCGACGGAATACGGGCCGAGACCCGCCGGGACCATCCCGGCGACCGGGCGCTCGGGCCACAAACCTAGGGTACTTCGTAAGTCCGGTCAATATGTCGTCGGACGTGCGCCCCGGGCCAGGGGCCACGCCGCCGGCAACATGGCCAGGAGCGCGGCCGTCCCGTTGACCGCCATCGCCGCCGGCACGCCGATCCCGCCCGAGAGAAAGCCGATCCAGAGCGTGCCCGCCGGCTGGGTCCCGATGCAGGCCGAGAGGATGCCCATGGCCCGCCCGCGGCTGGCCTCGGGGGCGGCGAGCAGCACCAGCGTGCTCTGCATGGCCGCGAAGCCGGACTCGCAGGCGCCGATCACCACCAGCAGAGGCAGGCAGGCCCACGGCCAGCGCAGGGTGGTGAACGCCAGCAGGAGGAACGGGGCAACCAGCACCGACAGGGCGAAGAGCCGCCCGTGCGGCAGGAAGCCGCGCCGCGAGGCGATGGCCAGGGCGCCGAGCAGCGCGCCCAGGCCGTCGGCGGCGATCAGGGCGCCCAGCCATTCGGGACCGACCCGCAGCACGTCGCGCGCGAACACCGGTAGCATGTGCTGGTACGGAAAGAACAGCACGTTCATCAGGATGGTGACCACGAGGACGGCGCGCATCGTCGGCTCGCGCCACGCCTCCCGGAAGCCGGCGCCGAGGCTCGCGGTCATCGAGGTCGTGTCGCGCGGACCGGGCCCGCCGATGCGGGCTGGCAGCCCGATGAAGGCGAGCAGCCCCAGCGCGTACAGCACCGCGATGGCCAGATAGCACGGGGCGGGCCCGACGCGGGCGAGGCCGATGCCGGCCGCCACCGGCCCGATCATCTTGGCCACCTGCATGGAGACCGTCTCCAGCGACACCGCGGTGGCGACGCGGCGCGAGCCCACCAGGGCATAGAGCGCGGTGCGCCGCGCCGGGAAGTCGATCGCCCAGAGCGCGCCGAACAGCGCCTCGAGGCCGACCAGCGGCCAGAATCCGCCGCGGCCCATCGCGAAGACGGCGGCGAGCGCCAGCGCGGCCGCCAGTCCGAGGGCCTGGGTGAAGACCAGCACGCGGCCGCGGTGCAGGCGATCGGCCAGGATGCCGGTGAACGGACCGAGCACCAT
This genomic interval from Candidatus Methylomirabilota bacterium contains the following:
- a CDS encoding MFS transporter gives rise to the protein MSRVAPPTAALAVPSAFASILRERAYRRLWCSGLCVNAARWMDLVLLGWLAFQLTDSPFMVGLAAFARSAPLMVLGPFTGILADRLHRGRVLVFTQALGLAAALALAAVFAMGRGGFWPLVGLEALFGALWAIDFPARRTALYALVGSRRVATAVSLETVSMQVAKMIGPVAAGIGLARVGPAPCYLAIAVLYALGLLAFIGLPARIGGPGPRDTTSMTASLGAGFREAWREPTMRAVLVVTILMNVLFFPYQHMLPVFARDVLRVGPEWLGALIAADGLGALLGALAIASRRGFLPHGRLFALSVLVAPFLLLAFTTLRWPWACLPLLVVIGACESGFAAMQSTLVLLAAPEASRGRAMGILSACIGTQPAGTLWIGFLSGGIGVPAAMAVNGTAALLAMLPAAWPLARGARPTTY